From a region of the Stegostoma tigrinum isolate sSteTig4 chromosome 25, sSteTig4.hap1, whole genome shotgun sequence genome:
- the ucmaa gene encoding upper zone of growth plate and cartilage matrix associated a, translating into MKWKQVVLLLCLGTVFILGILRDSECAAVPMDKSNKPEDQKRMKRQVFVSGQDASNFFKRRAKRSPKSRAEMMAEYSQRLAADERRKEYHEEQYNEWENYVEEEQDEQYERSREKIESWRLWHFDGLYPPYQYNRHIY; encoded by the exons ATGAAATGGAAACAGGTTGTTTTGCTTTTGTGTCTCGGGACTGTCTTTATCCTGGGAA TTCTCCGGGACAGTGAATGCGCCGCGGTCCCTATGGATAAATCGAACAAACCAGAAGACCAGAAAC GAATGAAGAGGCAGGTTTTCGTGTCTGGACAAGACGCTTCTAATTTCTTTAAGCGACGTGCCAAGCGTTCTCCGAAATCCAGGGCCGAAATGATGG ctgaGTACAGCCAAAGGCTTGCAGCTGATGAACGAAGAAAGGAATATCATGAAGAGCAGTACAATGAATGGGAGAATTATGTAGAAGAGGAGCAAGATG AACAATATGAACGGTCTCGTGAAAAGATCGAGTCGTGGCGTCTGTGGCACTTTGATGGTCTCTACCCTCCATACCAATACAACCGCCACATTTATTAA